Sequence from the Bryobacteraceae bacterium genome:
GCCGGAATTTGGCTTCGTTCCGCTCAGCGAACCCAATTTCTCGGCCCGTAAGCCACTGAAAACATGGGAAACACATCGAAAAATCGCATCAACGAAACGACGGAACGGAGCCAATCGGAGTATCCTTGCAGAGTGACCCCGCTCACCCGCCGCACACTCCTCACGCTCGCCGCCGCTGGCCGCCCCCCCCCCCCCCCCCCCCCCCCCCCCCCCCCCCCCCCCCCGCCCACCCCCCCCCCCCCCCCCCCCCGCCCCCCCCCCCCCCCCCCCCCTTCACCGTCGACCCCGCCACTGGCGCGCTCCGCCCCCGCAGCGTCACCGAAGTCCCCAGCCCCGGTTCCCTCTCCCTCCACCCCAACAACCGGACCCTCTACGCCGCCAACTCCATCTCCAACTTCAACGGCGCTCGCGACGGTTCCGTCACGGCTCTCTCCATCAACCCCGCCACCGGCGAACTCACCGTCCGTAACGCCATCTCCTCCGGCGGCGCCGGCCCCGCCCACATCAGCGTCCATCCCAAAGGCCGGCTCCTGTTCGCCGCCAACTACGGCGCCGGCTCCATCGGCGTCCTCTCCATCAACGAAGACGGCGCCCTCGGAAAACTCAACCAGTCCGTGAAGATCGAAGGTCCGCTCGGCAAACAGCCCGCCAAGGACGCCCCTCCCGGCAGCTTCGCCATCTCCGGTCACGACGCGCCCCACACCCACATGGCCCTCACGGACCCCTCCGGCCGCTTCCTCCTCGTCACCGACCTCGGCACCGATCGCACCTACATCTACGCCATCGATGAAGCCGCCGGCGCCATCGCCCCCCACACCCAGCCCTTCATCCAGGCCTCCGAAGGCGCAGGTCCCCGCCACTTCGTCTTCCATCCCAAGGGAAAGACCCTCTTCATCCTCAACGAAGAAGCCTCCACCCTGGACGTCGTCGATTGGAACCCCGCCGGCCAGTCCAAGATCCGCCAGACCCTTTCCACCCTCCCCGCCGGCTTCGAAGGCACGAACTTCCCCTCGGCCATCACCATCTCCCCCAACGGCCGATTCGTCTACTGCGCCAACCGCCTCTACGACACCATCGCCATCTTCGCCTTCGACGCCGCCAAAGGAGTCGCCAAACTGCGCGACTTAGTCTGGACCCACGGCAGTTACCCACGCAACCACCTCGCCGACCCAAGCGGTAAGTTCTTCTACGTGCTCCACACCCGCAGCGACAACATCACCATCTTCCGCCTCGATCCCCGAAACGGAGGCCTCTCCTTCACCGGCCAGTTCGTCGGCGCCGGCAACCCGTCCGAGATCCGCTTCCTCCGCCTGTCCGGCGCATAAAGCTCTGGACTTTCAGTCGCGTTACAAATATACTTCGGTACCAGGACTCATCGAACGAAAGTCCTGGTGCTCTCGACTCGCCGTAAGGAGAATCTGTCGTATGGATCGCTCGCAGAGTCATTCCAATCCCAAGCCCGGCCTTCCGCGCCGAAGCTTCCTCCGGACAGCGGCCGTCGCCGCCGCCTCAACCCGCCTCGCCGCCCAAAGCGGCACGATCATGGCCTACGTCGGCGCATATACCGACCGCGGCAAAGGCATCCACATCTTCACCCTCGATCAGAACGACGGCGCCCTCCGCCCGTTCAAGATCCTCACCGGTCTCCCCAGCCCCTCGTCCCTCTACATCCATCCCAACCGTAGGTACCTGTACGCAGGCAACGAAATCTCCAACTTCATGGGCAATCGCGACGGTTCCGTCACCGCCGTCGCCATCGATCCCGCCACCGGCGACCTGAAGATCCTCAACGCCATCAGTTCCGGCGGACGCGGCCCGGCCCACGTCTCCGTCGACCCGACCGGAAAGTACGTCTTCACCGCCAACTACGGCGCAGGCACCGTCGGCGTCCTCTCCATCAACGACGATGGCTCGCTCGGCAAAGTCACCGATACCAAAACCATCTCTGGCCCGCTCGGCACGCAGCCCGCCACGGACGCACCTCCCGGCAGCTTTGCCATCTCCGGCCACGACGCGCCCCACGTCCATATGGCTCTCATGGACCCCCTCGGCCGCTTCCTCCTCGCGAGCGACCTCGGCACCGACCGCGTCTACATCTTCCGCCTCGACCCCGCCACCGGCACTCTCACGCCCAACACCCCCGAGTTCGTCCAGGCCACCAACGGCGCAGGCCCCCGCCACTTCGCGTTTCATCCCAACGGCCGCTTCCTGTTCGTCCTCAACGAAGAGGCCTCCACGATGAACGTGATGAAGTGGGACCCCGGCAGCGGCGAGGCCACCATTCAACAAACCATCTCCACGCTTCCCTCCGGTTACGAAGGCACTAACTATTCCTCCGAGATCGTCGCGACCCCCGACGGCCGCTTCGTCTACTGCGGGAACCGACTCCACGATACCGTTGCGATTTTCTCGGTCGATCCCTCCAACGGCTCAGCCAAGCTCGTCGATCTCGTCTGGACCCGGGGCAGTTACCCCCGTAACTTCGCCATCGACCCCACCGGCAATTACATGTACGTGCTCCATTCCCGCAGCGATAACATCACCACCTTCCGGGTGAATCGCAACACGGGCGGACTCAGCTTTACCGGAAAGTTCACTGGCGTCGGCAACCCGTCGGAGATCCGTTTCCTCCGCCTCTGATATCGTCTACACTGTAGATGATATGTCCAAGGACCACCTCGGCGAGTTCGAGCAGATCGTCCTGCTAGCCGTCGCCCGCCTCCGCGACGACGCTTACGGCGCTGCCGTCAAACGCGAGATCGAGTCCCGCACCGGGCGCGCCGTCACCATCGGCGCGCTCTACGCGACTCTCGATCGACTCGAGGCCAAGCGCTACGTCCACTCCTGGTTTGGCGACCCCACGCCCGAACGCGGCGGCCGCGCCAAACGCCACTTCGAGCTCCGTCCAGCCGGCGCCGAAGCCCTTGCCCGATCCCGCGACATGATGGATCGCATGTGGAAAGGCGTTCGTCTTGACCGCGCCTGATCCGCCGAAAGCCGCCGAACAGTTGGTCCGCGCCCTGATCGGCGGACCCGACGGTGACGCCGCCGCCGGCGACCTTCGCGAGGAGTTCCACGCCCGCGGCGGCGGAGCCCTCTGGTACTGGACGCAAGCCCTCTCCTGCATCGCCGTCCGCCTCTCGCCCTTCCGCCGCGGCCTCCCCGATCTCTCGCGAGACTTCCACTACGCCCTCCGCACTGTCCGCCGAAATCCGGGCTACGCCACCGCGGCCATGTTGTGCCTGGCCCTGGGCATCGGCGTGAATACGAGTATCTTCAGCCTGATCGATGAGTTATTCTTCCGCCCCCTTCCCGTGCCCGAGCCCGCCCGTGTCGTCCGCTTCAGTAAGGAGCGGAATGAGAGCTTCCTCTGGCAGGACACCGTCGAGTTACGCAAGCGCAACGGCTCCTTCGCGAACCTCGCCGCTTACTCCGCCGGCATGACCGGCATTGAGGTCAACGGCGTCGCGCAAGTCGCCATGGCCGAATGGATCTCCGCCGACTACGACGATGCCCTCCGCCTCCCGGCCCACCGCGGCCGTTGGTTCACTCCCGCCGACGAAGCCCGCGGCGCGGAACCCGCCGCCGTCATCAGCCACCGCCTCTGGACCCGCTACTACGGACAGGACCCCGGGATCATCGGCAAGACCATCCGCATCGAGACCGAATACTATCGCATCGCGGGTGTCGCGCCGGCGGGCTTCTCCGGCGTCTTCCCACCGCACGATTGCTCGGTATGGATCCCCTATACGGTCTTCCCGCCGTTCCGGAAACGCCTCGAAGCCGGCGCGACCACGCGAGCCTCGCTCATTGGCCGGCTCCGGCCCGGAGTCTCGATCGCAGCGGCCCGGAACGAGGCCGACGCGCTCGACACACGGATCCGCCACGACTTTCCCCGCCCACAGGACCCCAACCGTCCCGACCACATCCCCTTCACACTGACGACGGCCTCCGGCGCAGTCCCGCAAGCCCAGCGCATGATGCTCCCGTTCGCGGCGCTGATGTTACTCGTCGTCGGCGCGGTGTTGCTCATCGCCTGCGTCAACGTCGCGAACTTACTCCTCGCGCGAGCTTCGGTCCGGCGCCACGAGATGGACGTCCGCCGCGCGCTCGGCGCGAGCCGCTGGCGGTTGGTGCGCCAGTCGCTCGCCGAGAGCGCCGTGCTCGCCGCCGGCGGCGCTGGTCTCGGTCTCCTGCTCGGCGGATGGGCCAACCACACCCTCGGCCTGATGCTTCCGGCGATGCCCAAGGCGTTGAACGTCGCCCTCCATCTCGATCTCAACTGGCGCGTGGCGGCGATTACCGCCGCCGTCTCGCTCGGCGCGGCCCTGCTGTTCGGCCTCTCCCCCGCGCTCGAGCAAACGCGCGCCACTATCAGCCACACTCGCCAATCCCGCCGCCGCGACGCCTTGGTCGTCGTGCAGGTGGCCGTGTCGCTGCTGCTCCTCATCACCGCCGGACTCTTCCTTCGCGCTCTGTCTTCGGCCGAAAACCTCGACCCCGGCTTCGCCACTGGACAGCGCCTCACCGCGCGCCTGTACATCTCGCCGCCTGAGTACACGGAGGAATCCGGCCGCGTCTTCTATCAACGCCTCCTCGACGAAGTAACCGCCGCCCCCGGCGTCCGAGGCGCCGCCCTCAGCTACTCGCTTCCGTTCAGCTTCAACGGCGGCGCCTGCCTCTCCGCGAACCGTACCGCTGAACCGCGCCGCGCCGGAGCAAGCACCATCGCCGGCGACTACTTCCGCGTGATGAAAATCCCCATTGAATCGGGGCGCGCCTTCGGCCCGCAGGATACCGCCGCCTCAGAGCGCGCAATCGTCGTCAACCAGACGCTCGCCCGCCGCTACTTCCCCGGAGAAGACGTGATCGGCAAGGCGGTCTGGCTCGGCTGTAACGATGGCGACCGCCAGCCGGCACGCGTCGTCGGCGTCGCCAGAGACAGTAAGTACT
This genomic interval carries:
- a CDS encoding lactonase family protein gives rise to the protein MQSDPAHPPHTPHARRRWPPPPPPPPPPPPPPPAHPPPPPPPPPPPPPPFTVDPATGALRPRSVTEVPSPGSLSLHPNNRTLYAANSISNFNGARDGSVTALSINPATGELTVRNAISSGGAGPAHISVHPKGRLLFAANYGAGSIGVLSINEDGALGKLNQSVKIEGPLGKQPAKDAPPGSFAISGHDAPHTHMALTDPSGRFLLVTDLGTDRTYIYAIDEAAGAIAPHTQPFIQASEGAGPRHFVFHPKGKTLFILNEEASTLDVVDWNPAGQSKIRQTLSTLPAGFEGTNFPSAITISPNGRFVYCANRLYDTIAIFAFDAAKGVAKLRDLVWTHGSYPRNHLADPSGKFFYVLHTRSDNITIFRLDPRNGGLSFTGQFVGAGNPSEIRFLRLSGA
- a CDS encoding lactonase family protein, whose protein sequence is MDRSQSHSNPKPGLPRRSFLRTAAVAAASTRLAAQSGTIMAYVGAYTDRGKGIHIFTLDQNDGALRPFKILTGLPSPSSLYIHPNRRYLYAGNEISNFMGNRDGSVTAVAIDPATGDLKILNAISSGGRGPAHVSVDPTGKYVFTANYGAGTVGVLSINDDGSLGKVTDTKTISGPLGTQPATDAPPGSFAISGHDAPHVHMALMDPLGRFLLASDLGTDRVYIFRLDPATGTLTPNTPEFVQATNGAGPRHFAFHPNGRFLFVLNEEASTMNVMKWDPGSGEATIQQTISTLPSGYEGTNYSSEIVATPDGRFVYCGNRLHDTVAIFSVDPSNGSAKLVDLVWTRGSYPRNFAIDPTGNYMYVLHSRSDNITTFRVNRNTGGLSFTGKFTGVGNPSEIRFLRL
- a CDS encoding helix-turn-helix transcriptional regulator — protein: MSKDHLGEFEQIVLLAVARLRDDAYGAAVKREIESRTGRAVTIGALYATLDRLEAKRYVHSWFGDPTPERGGRAKRHFELRPAGAEALARSRDMMDRMWKGVRLDRA
- a CDS encoding ABC transporter permease, translated to MTAPDPPKAAEQLVRALIGGPDGDAAAGDLREEFHARGGGALWYWTQALSCIAVRLSPFRRGLPDLSRDFHYALRTVRRNPGYATAAMLCLALGIGVNTSIFSLIDELFFRPLPVPEPARVVRFSKERNESFLWQDTVELRKRNGSFANLAAYSAGMTGIEVNGVAQVAMAEWISADYDDALRLPAHRGRWFTPADEARGAEPAAVISHRLWTRYYGQDPGIIGKTIRIETEYYRIAGVAPAGFSGVFPPHDCSVWIPYTVFPPFRKRLEAGATTRASLIGRLRPGVSIAAARNEADALDTRIRHDFPRPQDPNRPDHIPFTLTTASGAVPQAQRMMLPFAALMLLVVGAVLLIACVNVANLLLARASVRRHEMDVRRALGASRWRLVRQSLAESAVLAAGGAGLGLLLGGWANHTLGLMLPAMPKALNVALHLDLNWRVAAITAAVSLGAALLFGLSPALEQTRATISHTRQSRRRDALVVVQVAVSLLLLITAGLFLRALSSAENLDPGFATGQRLTARLYISPPEYTEESGRVFYQRLLDEVTAAPGVRGAALSYSLPFSFNGGACLSANRTAEPRRAGASTIAGDYFRVMKIPIESGRAFGPQDTAASERAIVVNQTLARRYFPGEDVIGKAVWLGCNDGDRQPARVVGVARDSKYSAVGEAAEPYLYRPHSQDWTGLMVLFVHTPGEPDGFIPTLNGILTRLDPKLRMLETLPLAEHVSRSLWQVRWEASMLAAFGFLAIVLGAIGLYGVVAYAVAQRTREIGIRMAMGARREDVVWMVLARGLRLTAIGIAAGLALAAAITRFLRSFLYGVSPMDPLTFAAAALFWIAVAMLASYVPARRAARVEPVVALRYE